The DNA region CCACGCGGCGACGTCCAGTGACTCGGCCACCTGCTGCCAGGCGTCCAGCAGATAGGCGTCCACCGCGTTGGTGAGCCGGTAACCGGTCAGCAGCACGTCGACCAGATCGGTCGGCAACGGATCCCATCCGGCGAACCCCAGTAGGTCGTTGACCGGGTCGACGACGGTGTGCACGGCGGCGTACTGCAGGCCGGCGAACATCTGCAGGGGATCCATCCGCAGCACGAATCCGGCCACATCGGAACCGTCGGCCAATTCCCCGCTCGCGGTGACCGCCCACGGCCCCACGGCATCGGTGCCGTTGATCCCGACGAACGGGTTGCCCGGGTTGCCGTAGCCCCAGTCGACGATCAGGGTCAGCATCGGCGCCAGGGCGTCGGCGATGACCTTGCCGACGTCGCCGAGTTGGTACAGCGGCCACAGCAGCGGCAGCGGCTGGGGAATCAGGTAGAAGTCGGTGTCACCGATGCGGCCCAGGTCGACGGTGTCGGCCAGGTTGTCGAAGTCGGCGTAGGAGAAATGCACCGTCGCGGTCCCGATCAGGGCGTTGACCATGGCGAGCAGGTTGGCGGGGTCCTGCGGAAAGTTGGCCAGGCCGTCGTAGGCGCCGGTGTAGATGTCGGTGTCGAACCCGCTGGTCGGGGTCGGCCCGATGCTCAACGGGATGCCCAGGAACGGCAGGTGCACCGGCTGGTCGCCCCACAGCGGATAGGCCGGGAAGCGGGTCAGAACGCCGCCGAGCGGGTTGCTGGGGTTGCCGACCAGCACGAAGTGCAGGGCGTCGAGGTCGTAACCGGAGCCCGGCCCGGCGGCCAGCAGGTCGATCATCTCCTGGGTGGAGATGGTGGCGCTCTGCGAGTAGCCGAACACCGTGACGCTCGAACCGTCGCTCAGTTGCGGGGCCAGCGCGGCGTGCAGGATCTCCACGCCGCGGGCCACCGACTCGGCGAACGTCAGATAGGGATTGGGCGGGGGCAGGCAGACCAGCGGGCAGAACTGCTCGGGGGTGACCAAACCCTGGAAATGATGGTCGGGAAACATCGGCTGACCGGGGAACCACGGCACGGCGGACGGCAGGTACCGGACCGTCACGTCGTCGAGGTAGTCACCGACGCTGGGGTCGGGGATGCTGGTCGGCCCCATGATCCAGCCGTCGTCGGCGGCTGCCGTGCCGGGCCCGACCGTCAGCACCGATACCGCGAGCAGGAGGGCACCCAGGGGGTGCGTGCGGCGCATCGGTCAGGAGTCGAGGTAGCCGGCGAGGCTGAAGCCGACCCCGATCAGGTCCAGCAGCGGCTGCGCGGACAGCAGCGGCGCGCCGTTGAAGACGGCGTCGGGCCCGAGCACGTCGAGCAGGTCCCACTCGGTCGCCAGGTCGTGCCACCCGGTGAGCAGCATCTGGTCGATGTCGAGCGTGAAGTGATAGCCGGTCAGCAGCGCGTCGACGAAATCCTGGGACAACGGGTCCTGGCCGGCGAAGCCGAGCAGGTCGTTGATCGGGTCGACGAGGGTGTGCACGGCGGCGTACTGCAGCCCGGCCAGCATCTGCAGGGGGTCCATCCGGAGCAGGAATCCGGCGGCATCGGTGTCGTGGGACAGTTGGCCGGTCGCGGTGACCGCCCAGGCCCCGGCGGCCCCGATCGGGTCGACGCCGTCGACGCTGATGCCGGCGTCGGGGGCTCCGGGGTTGCCGTAGGACCAGTCGATGTAGAGCTTGAGCAGCGGGGTCAGGGCGTCGCCGAGGACCTTGCCGAAGTCGCCCAGGCCGTAGACGGGTCCGAGGATGGGCAGCTGCTCGGGCAGCATGTAGTAGTCGGTGTTGCCGATCGAGCCGAGCTCGATGACGTTGGCGAGGTTGTCCTGGAAGTAGGAGTTGTGCACCGCGCCGATCCCCATCAGGGCGTTGATGACGGCCAGCAGGTTGGTGGGGTCCTGCGGGAACACCGCCCAGCCGTCGTACTCGGTGGCGTAGACGTCGGTGGTGAACGGGCCGGTCGGAGTCGACTCGATGCCCATCGGGATGTTCAGGAACGGGATGCGTTGCATGTCCCCGTCGAATCCGTCCGGGAAGTGCAGTCGGGTCAGGATGCCGCTGATCGGGTTGTTCGGCGCGCCGATCAGCACGAAGTGCAGGTTGTCCGGGTCGAAACCAAGACTGTCGCCGCTCGGATCCCCGGCGAGCAGGTCGTGCATGGCCAGGGTGGCGATCACCGAGCTCTGGGAGAAGCCGAACACCGTGACGTCGTCGCCTGCTTCCAGCTGCGGCAG from Mycolicibacter sp. MU0083 includes:
- a CDS encoding PE-PPE domain-containing protein, which codes for MRRTHPLGALLLAVSVLTVGPGTAAADDGWIMGPTSIPDPSVGDYLDDVTVRYLPSAVPWFPGQPMFPDHHFQGLVTPEQFCPLVCLPPPNPYLTFAESVARGVEILHAALAPQLSDGSSVTVFGYSQSATISTQEMIDLLAAGPGSGYDLDALHFVLVGNPSNPLGGVLTRFPAYPLWGDQPVHLPFLGIPLSIGPTPTSGFDTDIYTGAYDGLANFPQDPANLLAMVNALIGTATVHFSYADFDNLADTVDLGRIGDTDFYLIPQPLPLLWPLYQLGDVGKVIADALAPMLTLIVDWGYGNPGNPFVGINGTDAVGPWAVTASGELADGSDVAGFVLRMDPLQMFAGLQYAAVHTVVDPVNDLLGFAGWDPLPTDLVDVLLTGYRLTNAVDAYLLDAWQQVAESLDVAAWLGPDAVFNGEPLISLAPVLETGAVFFEILNALGA
- a CDS encoding PE-PPE domain-containing protein, translating into MGIKRMHPLGAGLSAVLIAAASPLIPAAAVPAEKLLTAVGRDLALLGSESWIMTGTGTADPTIGDYMDLVRDYYLQPATPWFPGQTTYPGYELNGLVTPEQFCPIVCQPLPVPQVDFGESLAQGLANLQAAILPQLEAGDDVTVFGFSQSSVIATLAMHDLLAGDPSGDSLGFDPDNLHFVLIGAPNNPISGILTRLHFPDGFDGDMQRIPFLNIPMGIESTPTGPFTTDVYATEYDGWAVFPQDPTNLLAVINALMGIGAVHNSYFQDNLANVIELGSIGNTDYYMLPEQLPILGPVYGLGDFGKVLGDALTPLLKLYIDWSYGNPGAPDAGISVDGVDPIGAAGAWAVTATGQLSHDTDAAGFLLRMDPLQMLAGLQYAAVHTLVDPINDLLGFAGQDPLSQDFVDALLTGYHFTLDIDQMLLTGWHDLATEWDLLDVLGPDAVFNGAPLLSAQPLLDLIGVGFSLAGYLDS